A genomic region of Dactylococcopsis salina PCC 8305 contains the following coding sequences:
- a CDS encoding RNA-guided endonuclease InsQ/TnpB family protein: MLVSYQFKLKPKLSQVAVMEQWLSMLRAHYNFCLRDRIESYEQVKSPKLGNYCDLDTEAECCPLTCSVSKNSNLGYPYKANGKKRNAYEQQSSELTNLKKTRPWYAEIHSTVLQQNLKRLEVAFKNFFEGRGYPRFKTKQKFKSFNYPPNQVQVKENKIYLPKIGWIRFFQSRHFPEGFALRSVTVRRKADGWYVSIRLENQDVPQCSPRTKEEINSVVGGDLGSNKLLALSNGEQIANPQFEKRLERTKTIRQRRASRKKRGSKNQKKAYQELARLDQKIVNQRTDYQWKIAHHLVGLADVIVLEDLNIQGMIKKCKPKPDEKGEYLKNGQSAKRALNRLIRDCAWGELKLKIQSVAEKFGCLVVEVNPKYTSQQCSACGHTDKQNRKGEKFACVECGYVQDADNQAAINIAKRGIEQLNLSLSKLLGVTQEVTANSEITEDTGNSEETSVSLETELELP; this comes from the coding sequence ATGCTCGTCTCCTATCAGTTCAAACTCAAACCAAAACTCTCTCAAGTGGCTGTAATGGAGCAGTGGCTTAGTATGCTTCGCGCTCATTACAACTTTTGCTTGCGAGATAGAATTGAAAGTTACGAACAAGTCAAGTCGCCTAAGTTAGGTAACTATTGCGATTTGGATACTGAAGCCGAATGTTGTCCTTTAACTTGCTCGGTTTCTAAAAATTCTAACTTAGGATATCCTTACAAAGCTAACGGCAAAAAACGTAATGCTTACGAGCAACAATCCTCAGAATTAACTAACTTAAAAAAAACTCGTCCTTGGTATGCTGAAATCCATTCTACGGTTTTACAACAAAACTTAAAAAGATTAGAGGTAGCTTTTAAGAACTTCTTTGAAGGGAGAGGATATCCTAGGTTCAAGACCAAACAAAAGTTTAAGAGTTTTAACTATCCTCCGAATCAAGTCCAAGTTAAGGAAAACAAAATTTACTTACCTAAAATTGGGTGGATAAGATTTTTTCAGTCTCGCCATTTTCCTGAAGGATTCGCTTTAAGAAGCGTAACGGTAAGGAGGAAAGCAGATGGCTGGTATGTTTCCATCAGATTGGAAAACCAAGATGTTCCTCAGTGTTCTCCCAGAACAAAAGAGGAAATTAATTCAGTAGTGGGGGGAGATTTAGGTTCAAATAAACTATTAGCTTTAAGTAACGGGGAACAAATCGCTAATCCTCAATTTGAGAAGCGATTAGAGCGAACTAAAACAATTAGACAAAGACGAGCGAGTCGGAAAAAAAGAGGTTCTAAAAATCAGAAGAAAGCCTATCAAGAGTTGGCTCGACTAGACCAAAAAATTGTTAATCAAAGAACAGATTACCAATGGAAAATCGCTCATCATTTAGTGGGATTGGCTGATGTCATTGTTCTAGAAGATTTGAACATCCAAGGGATGATAAAAAAATGTAAACCCAAGCCAGATGAGAAGGGGGAATATCTGAAAAATGGTCAGTCCGCTAAAAGAGCATTAAATCGCTTAATCCGAGATTGTGCGTGGGGAGAACTGAAACTAAAAATACAGTCGGTAGCTGAGAAGTTTGGCTGTCTTGTGGTTGAAGTGAACCCTAAATATACATCTCAACAATGTTCAGCTTGTGGACATACTGACAAGCAAAATCGCAAAGGAGAAAAGTTTGCTTGTGTTGAATGTGGCTACGTTCAAGACGCAGACAACCAGGCAGCGATTAACATTGCAAAAAGAGGAATCGAACAATTAAATCTTAGTCTGTCTAAGCTACTGGGGGTCACTCAGGAAGTTACGGCTAACTCTGAAATAACAGAGGACACTGGAAACAGTGAGGAGACATCAGTTTCGTTGGAGACTGAGCTTGAGCTTCCCTAA
- a CDS encoding ribbon-helix-helix protein, CopG family, producing the protein MGKIQLSARIEESEMKILERYAKKTGRTKTDILREFIRSLNSFF; encoded by the coding sequence ATGGGAAAAATTCAATTAAGTGCAAGAATTGAGGAATCAGAAATGAAGATTTTAGAAAGGTATGCTAAAAAGACAGGTAGAACCAAGACAGACATTCTTAGAGAGTTTATCCGTTCCTTGAACTCCTTTTTCTAA
- the tyrS gene encoding tyrosine--tRNA ligase, whose protein sequence is MTSNFNWLDRGTTEIFPNQPQSDNPNENLKARLQQNKEPLRIKLGIDPTGTDIHLGHSIPVRKLRAFQDAGHTAVLIIGDFTAQIGDPTGKSEVRQQLTPEQVEANAQTYLEQLRPILDFETPGRLEIRYNSEWLKDLDLTNILELLATMTVGQMLAKEGFAERYEKDQPIYLHEFMYPLMQGYDSVAVEADVELGGTDQKFNIAVGRDLQRYFQKRPQFGLLTPILIGTDGVQKMSKSLNNYVGLKEDALSMYSKLEKVPDDQIQTYFELLTNLPLDQLPENPRECQKLLGLEVTSHYHGRENAKQAQKSALSLVSGQSGDAKAVPEFSLSEVEFPVKLFYLLNVTGLCGSSGEGRRQIKGGAVRLDGEKVADMNAEFATADELVGKTLQVGKKKFMRLVG, encoded by the coding sequence ATGACTTCTAATTTTAATTGGCTCGATCGAGGCACAACAGAAATTTTCCCGAATCAACCGCAATCTGACAACCCCAACGAAAACCTAAAAGCCCGTTTACAGCAAAATAAAGAACCCTTACGGATTAAACTCGGCATTGACCCCACAGGAACCGATATTCACCTCGGACATAGTATTCCCGTTCGTAAACTCCGCGCGTTTCAAGATGCGGGACACACCGCCGTTTTAATTATCGGTGACTTTACCGCTCAAATTGGCGACCCCACAGGAAAATCAGAAGTCCGTCAACAACTCACTCCTGAACAAGTAGAAGCCAACGCCCAAACTTATCTTGAACAATTACGTCCGATTCTTGATTTTGAAACTCCAGGACGACTAGAAATTCGCTACAACTCAGAATGGTTAAAAGACCTTGATTTAACCAATATTTTGGAACTGTTAGCGACGATGACAGTGGGACAAATGTTAGCGAAAGAAGGCTTTGCGGAACGGTACGAAAAGGATCAGCCGATTTATCTCCATGAGTTTATGTATCCCCTAATGCAAGGCTATGATTCCGTTGCGGTAGAAGCGGACGTGGAGTTAGGAGGAACTGACCAAAAATTTAATATTGCTGTCGGGAGAGACTTACAACGTTACTTCCAAAAACGTCCTCAGTTTGGTTTATTAACTCCGATTTTAATTGGCACCGATGGCGTGCAAAAGATGTCGAAATCTTTAAATAATTATGTGGGGTTAAAAGAAGATGCGTTGAGTATGTATTCTAAATTAGAAAAAGTCCCTGATGATCAGATTCAAACCTATTTTGAACTACTGACCAATTTACCATTAGATCAACTACCAGAAAATCCTCGTGAGTGTCAAAAGTTATTAGGATTAGAAGTTACCAGCCACTATCATGGCAGAGAAAACGCCAAACAAGCGCAAAAGTCAGCATTAAGTTTAGTTTCTGGACAAAGTGGGGACGCGAAGGCTGTTCCTGAGTTTTCTTTAAGCGAGGTTGAGTTTCCAGTAAAACTATTTTACCTTTTGAATGTTACGGGGTTGTGTGGGAGTAGTGGCGAAGGACGAAGACAAATTAAAGGCGGTGCGGTGCGTTTGGATGGGGAAAAAGTCGCTGATATGAATGCTGAATTTGCAACCGCAGATGAGTTAGTGGGAAAGACGCTACAGGTAGGGAAAAAGAAGTTTATGCGCTTAGTAGGATAG
- the mreC gene encoding rod shape-determining protein MreC, whose translation MFSVRRWWSQYASQIILIGLLLATAGIIRQTQAVPLYELYYWLMRPLEVVKTDKQTQLTNARIQELEQRVMELQQQNQKLKQLSGYANTQSTPSQIAPIIGRSPDHWWQQITIGIGRQDGVKPGDIVTGFGGLVGRVETVTPRSSLVLLVSDPKSRVGVIISRSREMGFIRGNGDQSVVMRFFEKLPDVKVGDAVVTSPASRLYPSGIPVGEVTDLNPDTSPAPEATIRLNVPMEELEWVLVRKDSL comes from the coding sequence ATGTTTTCAGTTCGTCGCTGGTGGAGTCAATATGCTTCACAGATTATTTTAATCGGATTACTCTTAGCGACTGCGGGGATTATTCGACAAACACAAGCGGTTCCCCTATATGAGCTATATTATTGGCTGATGCGTCCTTTAGAAGTGGTAAAAACGGACAAACAAACCCAATTGACCAACGCGAGAATCCAAGAGTTGGAACAACGAGTGATGGAGTTACAACAACAAAATCAAAAGTTAAAACAACTCTCAGGATACGCTAACACTCAATCAACACCGTCTCAGATTGCTCCGATTATTGGGCGTAGCCCCGATCACTGGTGGCAACAAATTACGATCGGGATTGGTCGTCAAGATGGAGTGAAACCTGGAGATATTGTCACTGGTTTTGGGGGATTAGTGGGGCGAGTGGAAACGGTAACGCCTCGATCGAGCTTGGTTTTATTAGTTAGTGATCCCAAAAGCAGAGTTGGAGTGATTATTAGTCGAAGCCGTGAAATGGGGTTTATTCGCGGTAATGGCGATCAATCGGTGGTGATGCGGTTTTTTGAAAAGTTACCCGATGTGAAAGTGGGGGATGCGGTGGTCACGTCTCCCGCGAGTCGCTTGTATCCTTCAGGAATCCCAGTGGGAGAAGTAACCGATCTCAATCCAGATACTAGCCCCGCGCCAGAAGCAACGATTCGGTTAAATGTACCGATGGAGGAGTTGGAATGGGTATTAGTGAGGAAAGATTCACTCTAA
- a CDS encoding homocysteine biosynthesis protein, which translates to MRTIAQIKEKIKDKKAVVWTVEELKAQVAEKGVTQVTKEVDVVTTGTFEPMESSGAMINLGHTDPPINIRQCWLDSVPAYAGLGAVDLYIGATAIPDYSNSGEASELETRLGVSHKERGGGHIIQNLIAGQSVQLKAIGQVSDCYPRASFQTTLTRDTINQFYLYNPRNVYQNFIVGVNAGERVLHTYLGPLHPNLGNAVYSSPGAIAPLFNDPQLKLIGIGSPVFLGGAVGYIACEGTQHFPKQRRLENQTPIGPAATLTLVGDGKAMNPRWVRGCYFKNYGPSLMLGVGIPLPMLNEEAVANCAVTDEEIVAPIVDFSIPRRVRPTFGLVTYAQLKSGTIKIEGETVRTAPLASIVRSREVAATLKEQVIAGTFPIQAPIAPLPMDRAFLPQDRWGSQFALE; encoded by the coding sequence ATGCGAACGATCGCGCAGATCAAGGAAAAGATCAAAGATAAAAAAGCCGTTGTCTGGACGGTAGAAGAATTAAAGGCGCAAGTTGCGGAAAAAGGAGTCACGCAAGTCACGAAAGAAGTGGATGTGGTGACTACAGGAACATTTGAACCGATGGAGTCATCGGGGGCGATGATCAACTTGGGACACACTGATCCGCCGATTAATATCAGACAATGTTGGTTAGATAGTGTTCCCGCTTATGCGGGGTTGGGAGCGGTCGATCTCTACATTGGCGCGACTGCAATTCCCGATTATAGTAATTCTGGGGAAGCGAGCGAATTAGAAACTCGTCTCGGTGTCTCTCATAAAGAACGTGGCGGCGGTCATATTATCCAAAATTTAATTGCAGGTCAATCAGTTCAATTAAAAGCCATTGGACAGGTTAGCGATTGTTATCCTCGTGCGTCCTTTCAAACCACCCTCACCCGTGACACGATTAATCAGTTTTACCTCTACAATCCCCGTAACGTTTACCAGAATTTTATCGTTGGTGTCAATGCAGGTGAGCGCGTTCTCCACACTTATCTCGGACCGCTTCATCCCAATTTAGGAAATGCGGTGTATTCTTCTCCTGGCGCCATTGCTCCTCTGTTCAATGACCCCCAATTAAAGTTAATTGGAATTGGTAGCCCAGTTTTTCTGGGGGGAGCAGTGGGTTATATTGCTTGTGAAGGGACGCAACATTTTCCGAAACAGCGACGATTGGAGAATCAAACTCCCATTGGTCCGGCGGCGACTTTAACTTTAGTGGGGGATGGGAAAGCAATGAATCCCCGTTGGGTGCGAGGCTGTTATTTCAAAAATTACGGTCCTTCTTTGATGTTAGGGGTGGGAATCCCCTTACCGATGTTGAATGAGGAAGCAGTGGCGAATTGTGCGGTGACAGATGAAGAAATTGTTGCGCCAATTGTTGACTTTTCGATTCCGCGACGAGTGCGCCCGACGTTTGGTTTGGTGACTTATGCACAATTGAAAAGTGGCACGATTAAAATTGAGGGGGAAACCGTGCGAACTGCTCCTTTGGCGAGTATCGTTCGATCGCGCGAGGTGGCGGCAACCCTGAAAGAACAAGTGATCGCGGGAACATTTCCCATCCAAGCTCCGATCGCGCCGTTACCAATGGATCGAGCGTTTCTCCCTCAAGATCGTTGGGGATCGCAGTTTGCGTTAGAGTGA
- the proX gene encoding glycine betaine/L-proline ABC transporter substrate-binding protein ProX has protein sequence MRPTYKRLSTVTASLVLLLGTAACQQQTEQPTEGTSDQPGAGVEVTPAYSVLEEKFQTEIVNMALEELGYDVTPPKELEYATLHTDLANGGIHFTTVHWEKLHSDFYTNSGGDEKLERMGVFVDNVLQGYSVDKATAEENNITNLEDLKDPEIAKVFDTDGNGKANLTGCNPGWGCELVIEHHLDEYGLRDTVEHDQGQYFALMADTITRHEQGEPILYYTWTPLWVGGVLQAGKDVNWLEVPYTSLPEAQGEVSEETTTANINGEDVNLGFAVDQMRILANQQFVDEHAAAAKLFEVIQVSRPDISAQNQKMRNGEDSPEDIMSHAEAWVEENRDQFDQWVSTAREAGQQQAQK, from the coding sequence ATGAGACCAACATACAAACGTTTAAGCACCGTAACCGCAAGTTTAGTCCTTTTATTAGGAACAGCAGCTTGTCAACAACAAACCGAGCAACCCACTGAGGGAACATCTGACCAGCCAGGAGCTGGTGTGGAAGTGACTCCAGCTTATAGTGTGTTAGAGGAAAAATTCCAGACGGAAATTGTCAATATGGCATTAGAAGAACTGGGCTATGATGTTACTCCTCCTAAAGAACTAGAATATGCCACTCTACACACCGACTTAGCCAATGGTGGGATTCACTTTACTACCGTTCACTGGGAAAAATTACACAGTGACTTCTACACCAATAGCGGTGGCGATGAAAAACTAGAACGAATGGGCGTTTTTGTTGATAACGTTCTACAAGGTTATTCCGTAGATAAAGCCACCGCCGAAGAAAACAATATTACTAATCTTGAAGACTTAAAAGACCCTGAAATTGCTAAGGTATTTGATACCGATGGCAATGGAAAAGCGAATTTAACTGGTTGTAACCCAGGTTGGGGATGTGAATTAGTGATTGAACATCACCTTGATGAGTATGGGTTACGGGATACGGTCGAACATGATCAGGGACAATACTTTGCTTTGATGGCAGACACAATTACTCGCCATGAGCAAGGAGAACCGATTTTATATTACACTTGGACTCCTTTATGGGTGGGTGGTGTTTTACAAGCAGGGAAAGATGTCAATTGGCTAGAAGTTCCCTATACCTCTCTCCCAGAAGCGCAAGGAGAAGTTTCTGAGGAAACCACAACTGCTAATATCAATGGAGAAGATGTTAACCTTGGTTTTGCAGTGGATCAGATGCGGATTTTAGCCAATCAACAATTCGTGGATGAACACGCCGCCGCCGCCAAGTTATTTGAAGTCATCCAAGTTTCCAGACCAGATATTAGCGCTCAAAACCAGAAAATGCGAAACGGAGAAGATTCTCCTGAAGATATTATGAGTCATGCGGAAGCATGGGTGGAAGAAAATCGTGATCAGTTTGATCAATGGGTTTCTACCGCTCGTGAAGCTGGACAACAACAGGCGCAAAAATAG
- the gshB gene encoding glutathione synthase, with the protein MKFAFITDPLAQLDPTHDTTVALMEAAQAQGHEVWVTSASYLSIVQSQAWARLQPVSLTPVKLENDHWVAPKEWYQVGKWELQPLTAMDAVFMRTDPPVTIPYLYATQILDLLTPTSTRVINSPRGLQRANEKLYAMQFRSVIPETIVSLDKKVIREFVERKDGAVLKPLGGKAGEGILFLEKSDKNLNSLIEISTEKGKEPVMIQSFLPEAKNGDKRIILLAGEPIGAVNRVPTGGEFRGNMAVGGRVEAAEITMRDWEICSAITPTLLEDGLFFVGIDVIGGYLTEINVTSPTGIREIDRLDQVSLGKKVMEWLQKF; encoded by the coding sequence ATGAAATTTGCTTTTATTACCGATCCGCTTGCTCAACTTGATCCCACCCATGACACTACTGTTGCTTTGATGGAAGCCGCACAAGCACAAGGACATGAGGTTTGGGTGACATCTGCTTCTTATTTAAGCATTGTTCAATCTCAGGCTTGGGCGAGACTACAACCTGTAAGTTTAACACCAGTGAAGCTAGAAAATGATCATTGGGTCGCGCCAAAAGAATGGTATCAAGTGGGAAAGTGGGAGTTACAACCATTAACGGCGATGGATGCGGTGTTTATGCGAACTGATCCACCCGTTACCATCCCTTATTTGTATGCGACACAAATTTTAGATTTATTAACTCCCACTTCCACAAGGGTGATTAATTCTCCGCGCGGGTTACAACGGGCTAACGAGAAATTATACGCGATGCAGTTTCGATCGGTGATTCCTGAAACCATTGTTAGTCTTGACAAGAAAGTAATTCGGGAATTTGTAGAACGGAAAGACGGGGCGGTTTTGAAGCCATTGGGGGGAAAAGCAGGAGAGGGAATTTTATTTTTAGAAAAGAGTGACAAAAATCTTAATTCTCTCATTGAAATTAGCACCGAAAAAGGGAAAGAACCCGTGATGATTCAATCGTTTCTTCCCGAAGCCAAAAACGGAGATAAGCGCATTATTTTATTAGCAGGAGAACCGATCGGTGCGGTGAATCGTGTTCCCACAGGGGGAGAATTTCGGGGGAATATGGCAGTTGGGGGGCGAGTGGAAGCCGCAGAAATTACCATGCGAGATTGGGAAATTTGCAGCGCGATCACACCTACTTTGTTAGAAGACGGCTTATTTTTTGTGGGAATTGATGTAATTGGCGGTTATTTAACAGAAATCAATGTGACTAGCCCCACAGGAATCCGAGAAATCGATCGACTGGATCAAGTGTCTCTGGGAAAAAAAGTTATGGAATGGCTGCAAAAATTTTAA
- the ppc gene encoding phosphoenolpyruvate carboxylase, producing MSSLLQASSEDTNDASRDQFLDRRIKLIEKLWESVLRAECGQELVNLLQQLRSMGSPEGQATGLPTSSVPQLIEELPLNDAVRAARAFALYFQLINIVEQHYEQREQQLNRLGDEEKNNKQFSHQKEAEPQHSLLGAELLEKTWQGNSTYQKAGTFNWLFPYLKRLNVPPQQVQRLLNQLEVRLVFTAHPTEIVRQTIRKKQRRIAKILEQIDYNEATTKSLNFFESPEAVESTEQLEEEIRLWWRTDELHQFKPEVLDEVDYALHYFQEVLFDTMPQLAKRLKKALKGSFKELTPPRNHFCRFGSWVGADRDGNPSVTPEVTWETACYQRGIVLERYLHSVKQLTTLLSLSLHWSDVLPELLESLEDDRAVMPEVYERLAIRYRREPYRLKLAYIEKRLEHTIQRNQSLYSGEQSQQEAIKKHPKTIYKSDADFLAELKLIQRNLIETGLACQDLEDLIAQVEIYGFNLAELDMRQESSRHSETLDEITEYLQILPQSYHQLSESERVKWLSEELQTRRPLIPGELPFSEKTQETVETFRLLKKLQQEFGTQVCRTYIISMSHEVSDILEVLLLAKEAGIYDPATGSCSLQVVPLFETVDDLLSAPEIMKALFELPLYRACLAGGYGLEKASNQYDIQEVMLGYSDSNKDSGFLSSNWEIHKAQKALQSLAEGYGVSLRIFHGRGGSVGRGGGPTYEAILAQPSSTINGRIKITEQGEVVASKYSLPDLALYHLETATTAVIQGSLLGSGFDDIGPWNSIMEELADRSRQHYRSLIYEEPDFLDFFLSVTPIQEISQLQISSRPARRQGGKKDLSSLRAIPWVFSWTQTRFLLPAWYGVGTALKGFLDEETERNREHNLKLLRYFYWKWPFFRMVVSKVEMTLAKVDLQIAHHYLKELANSEDYDRFERIFKQIADEYYLASELIRLITDHEKLLDGDPDLQRSVQLRNRTIVPLGFLQVSLLKRLREYSNQSASGVIHFRYSKEELLQGALLTLNGIAAGMRNTG from the coding sequence ATGAGTTCTCTGTTGCAAGCATCCAGCGAAGATACTAACGACGCATCTCGTGACCAATTCCTCGATCGACGAATTAAACTGATAGAAAAGTTATGGGAATCCGTATTAAGAGCAGAATGTGGTCAGGAATTAGTAAATTTACTGCAACAGTTGCGCTCTATGGGATCACCAGAAGGACAAGCCACAGGATTACCCACATCATCCGTACCGCAACTAATTGAGGAACTTCCCCTCAACGATGCAGTAAGAGCCGCTCGCGCCTTTGCTTTATACTTTCAATTAATTAATATCGTTGAACAACACTATGAACAACGGGAACAACAATTGAACCGTCTTGGAGATGAGGAAAAAAACAACAAACAATTTTCCCATCAAAAGGAAGCCGAACCTCAACACAGTCTCCTCGGTGCAGAACTTTTAGAAAAAACTTGGCAAGGAAATTCCACCTATCAAAAAGCTGGTACATTTAACTGGTTATTTCCCTACTTAAAACGGCTCAACGTTCCTCCCCAACAAGTCCAACGCTTACTCAACCAGTTAGAAGTTCGTCTCGTCTTTACCGCGCACCCCACAGAAATTGTTCGGCAAACGATTCGGAAAAAACAGCGTCGCATTGCCAAAATTTTAGAGCAAATTGATTACAATGAAGCAACCACTAAAAGTTTAAACTTTTTCGAGTCTCCAGAAGCAGTGGAATCAACGGAACAACTAGAAGAGGAGATTCGGTTGTGGTGGCGCACTGATGAATTGCATCAGTTTAAACCTGAAGTTTTAGACGAAGTAGATTATGCACTACATTACTTTCAAGAAGTGTTATTCGACACGATGCCTCAGTTGGCGAAACGACTAAAAAAGGCACTGAAAGGGTCTTTTAAGGAATTAACTCCCCCAAGAAATCATTTCTGTCGCTTTGGATCATGGGTAGGGGCCGATCGAGATGGCAATCCCTCAGTAACTCCCGAAGTAACTTGGGAAACCGCCTGTTATCAGCGAGGAATTGTCTTAGAAAGATATCTCCATTCAGTGAAGCAACTGACCACTTTATTAAGTTTATCTTTACATTGGAGTGATGTTCTGCCTGAACTATTAGAATCCTTAGAAGACGATCGCGCGGTAATGCCAGAAGTTTACGAACGGTTAGCAATTCGCTATCGCCGAGAACCTTATCGCTTAAAACTTGCCTACATTGAAAAGCGTTTAGAACATACCATACAGCGCAACCAAAGTTTATATTCAGGAGAGCAATCGCAACAGGAAGCTATTAAAAAACATCCGAAAACGATTTATAAATCAGACGCAGATTTTCTAGCAGAATTAAAACTGATTCAGCGTAATCTAATTGAAACAGGATTAGCTTGTCAAGACTTAGAAGATTTAATTGCTCAAGTCGAAATTTATGGTTTTAACTTAGCTGAGTTAGATATGCGTCAAGAGTCGTCTCGTCATTCCGAGACATTAGACGAGATTACAGAATACTTACAAATTTTACCGCAATCTTATCATCAACTCTCGGAATCAGAACGAGTCAAATGGCTCAGTGAAGAACTACAAACTCGTCGCCCTCTCATTCCTGGAGAACTTCCTTTTTCCGAAAAAACCCAAGAAACCGTAGAAACCTTCCGTCTTTTAAAGAAGCTACAACAAGAATTTGGGACACAAGTTTGTCGCACTTATATTATTAGTATGAGCCATGAAGTGAGTGACATTTTAGAAGTCCTTCTCTTGGCAAAAGAAGCAGGAATTTATGATCCAGCAACGGGAAGCTGTAGCTTACAAGTTGTTCCCTTATTTGAAACAGTGGATGATTTATTAAGCGCTCCCGAAATAATGAAAGCGTTGTTTGAATTACCTTTATATCGAGCTTGTTTAGCAGGAGGATATGGTCTGGAAAAAGCAAGCAATCAGTATGATATACAAGAGGTAATGCTCGGTTATTCTGATAGTAATAAAGATTCGGGATTTTTAAGCAGCAATTGGGAAATTCATAAGGCGCAAAAAGCACTCCAGAGTTTAGCGGAAGGTTATGGGGTTTCTTTACGCATTTTTCACGGACGAGGGGGATCAGTGGGACGCGGTGGCGGCCCCACTTATGAGGCAATTTTGGCACAGCCGAGTTCTACAATCAACGGACGGATTAAAATTACAGAACAGGGAGAAGTGGTCGCCTCTAAATACTCTCTCCCCGATCTTGCCTTGTATCATTTGGAAACCGCAACAACCGCGGTGATTCAGGGGAGTTTACTGGGAAGTGGATTTGATGATATCGGACCCTGGAATAGTATTATGGAGGAATTGGCGGATCGATCGCGCCAACATTATCGTTCCTTGATTTACGAAGAACCAGACTTTTTAGATTTCTTCCTTTCTGTTACTCCCATCCAAGAAATCAGCCAATTACAAATTAGTTCTCGTCCCGCTCGTCGTCAAGGGGGAAAGAAAGATTTAAGCTCTTTACGAGCGATTCCCTGGGTGTTCAGTTGGACACAAACCCGTTTTTTACTTCCCGCTTGGTACGGTGTCGGAACAGCATTAAAAGGCTTTTTAGATGAAGAAACCGAACGGAATCGCGAACATAACTTAAAATTGTTGCGTTATTTCTATTGGAAATGGCCCTTTTTCCGTATGGTGGTTTCTAAGGTAGAGATGACTTTAGCAAAAGTTGATCTGCAAATTGCCCATCATTATCTCAAAGAATTAGCTAACTCCGAAGATTACGATCGATTTGAGCGTATCTTTAAACAAATTGCAGATGAATATTACCTCGCAAGCGAATTAATCCGTTTAATCACCGACCATGAGAAACTCCTAGATGGTGATCCAGATTTACAGCGCTCAGTACAGCTACGAAACCGAACGATCGTTCCTCTTGGTTTTTTACAAGTCTCTCTTCTCAAGCGTCTCCGTGAATACAGTAATCAAAGCGCGTCGGGAGTGATTCATTTCCGATACAGTAAAGAAGAGTTATTACAGGGAGCATTATTAACCCTAAATGGCATTGCTGCGGGAATGCGAAACACGGGTTAG